The window TCAATTTATGATTTGGCTATTACACCAAACCGTCCGGATTGCCTGAGTATATTTGGGATCGCTAGGGAAATTGCAACACTAACCGGAAACCCATTAAAGGTCCCCTCAATAAAGTTTCATGAAATCGAAACTCCGACAAGTGATTTTGTCAAAGTTAAAATAGAAAATCCGGAAGGATGTCCGAGATATTCAGCAAGAGTGATTCGGAATGTTTCAATGGGTGCATCTCCTCTTTGGATGTATGATCGATTGGCGAAGGTGGGTCTGCGCTCGTTAAATAATATTGTGGATATTACAAATTACGTTCTGATTGAATATGGTTTTCCTCTACATGCTTTTGATTATGATTTAATTGAAAATAGCGAAATCGTTGTTCGATCCTCAAAAGAGGGTGAAAGCTTTAGAACCTTGGATGATAAGACCCATGAATTGAAATCTGATACTGTTTTGATTTGTGATGGCAATAAACCTGTGGCACTTGGTGGGATCATGGGTGGTATTAACAGCGAAGTTAACGAAAAGACCAAAGATGTCTTGTTAGAATGTGCTTATTTCGATCCTCAATTTATTCGAAACGGATCCACAGAATTAGGAATTGTCACTGAAGCCAGCATACGTTTTAGGGGAGGGGTTGATCCGAACGGAATTTTAGTAGGTTCGGACCGAGCGACAGAGTTAATCAGTGAGATTGCACATGCAGAGGTATTAAAAGGCATCGTTGACGAATATATCGCAAAAATAGAAGAAAACAACATCGAATTGAGATTGAAAAGAATCGAACGAGTGCTTGGAGTCCATGTACAGGGTAAAGAAGTTGAGAGAATTTTAACCAGGTTGGGATGCAAGGTTATTGAGGGGAATAATGAACCTCTTAGTTTTAACGTAAAAATTCCAACCTATCGCCCTGATTTATGCCGTGAAATTGATTTGATTGAAGAAATTGCCAGGTTTGTTGGTTTTGATAAAATACCTGAAACCGATTCATCCTTTATCCCATTGACTGGAAAAACAAATAATAAAAATCATATTATTAATCAAATTAAGGAAATTATGCGTGGATATGGTTTTTATGAAACAGTGACGAATAGTATGATCCCTTCTTCAGATTTAACGCTGAAATATTATCCGGGTGAAACAGCTAATTTAATCAATCCATTAAGTGAGGATATGGCGATTCTTAGACCATCGCTTGTTCCTTGCATGATTCAGGTTGCTCAATTTAATCTATTTCGGCAACAAGAGAATATTTGTATTTATGAAATCGGCTCTGTTTTTTATCCAAATGGAACCGGTTATCATGAAAATCTTCACCTTACGGGTTTACTGATTGGCAAAGAAGAACTGGATCATTGGAAACATAGAAATCGCAAGTTTGATTTTTACGATTTAAAAGGACTTGTAGAGGATCTTTGTGATAGCTTGAAATTCAGCAATGTACAGTTTGATTCAAATGTCAAAAACTGGGCAGTTGTTGACCCTTATTTAAACCTTAATTTTGAAAACAAAAAAGTAGGATTTTTAGGGAAACTCAACCCAAAAATTTTGGATGAGCACGACATATCAGAAGAAAGTTTTATTTTTGAATTGACTTTAGATAATATAATTCCTAGTTTAAAATTGGACAAAATATTTCACGCAATACCTAAGTATCCCTGGGTAAAACGTGATTTAGCATTTATAATGGATTATGACATACCAGGAGGTAATTTAATTAAAAAAATTCGAGAGTGGGGTGGAGAATATTTGAAAAGATTAAGCATTTTTGATGTTTATGATGGTGAACAAGTACCAGTCGGTAAAAAAAGTCTCGCATTTGCTATGACGTTTCAGGCAGATGAGAAGACGTTAATCGAAGATGACATCAATCAAATTGTTGATGGGATCATCTTAAAAGTAAAAGGGGAATTTAACGCAGAGTTACGCAGCTAGAGTTCAGAGATATCGTGAATTCTAATATAGAAAATTTAGAGGCTAAAATTAGCCAATTTATTGAGAATCTAAATTCCATGAAGATTAAGACAGAAAACCTGGGAAAAGAGAAATTAGAGCTTGAATCTCTTTTGCAGGAGAAAGACCGGATTATTGGCGATCTTGAACAACGCTGCGCACAGATCGAAGAACAAGTAAGTGGGAGCGATAGTTATACTAAATATGATGAGAGGATAAAGACCAAAATAACCAACGCACTGGGTAAATTAGATCAAATAGAATCTATGCTGTAACCATAAAATTGAAATTATTATGGAACCTGAAAAGAAGACATTTAAGGTCAATATATATGGTACAGAATATCCGATTCGAGGCGTTGCTGATGAAGATTACATTTTGAAAGTCGCAAATTATGTTGACGAAAAAATGCGAGAAATCGATCAGAAGGTCGCTGTCAAATCTGCTCTTAAAGTCGCAATTCTTGCTGCGTTAAATATTACCGACGAACTTTTTAGGAAACGAATTGAATCACAAGAATTAGTTGAACGATACGAAAATAAAATAAGCGAAATTATTACACGTATAGAAGAAATACCGTTTCCTTAAAAAAACTTTAAAAGTAACATTTTTTTTCTCCGTTCTCCCCACTCTGTAGGTTAGATATTATTTTATTTATCTGAAACCGGAAGTGGGGATTTTTTTTTGGAGGACAAATGAATATGGATATGACGACTGTAGTAATAATTGTAATTTCGGTTGTTTTTTTCTTTCTCGGTAGGTTTTTAAATTTACGCATTCTTAATGCTAAAATTGTTAACGATAAGAAGAGTGCGGAAAAAACATTAAGCGATGCTAAAATTGAAGCAGAACGCTTGAAAAAAGCTAAAATCTTAGAAGGTAAAGACAGGGTATATCGACTTAAAAGGGATTTTGAAAGAGAAATTCGCCAAAAGAGAAACGAAATCAATCGCTTGTCGAAGCAAGTGGCCGAGCGGGAAGAGAATATGGATCGACGCGCTGATTTGTTAGTCAAAAGAGAAAATGAGCTAAATAAGCAAAAAAATCAATTAAGCCAAAATCAAATGGAATTAAATAAAAAGACAGAAGAGCTTGATCGTTTGGTTCGGGAAAAAATCAAGCAATTGGAGTCGATATCCAGGTTAACTCAAGATGAAGCTAAAAAACAGCTCTTTACTAATCTTGAAGAAGAAGTAAAACGAGAAGCTGCGGTAACGATGAAAAATATTCGGGAGAAAGCACGGCTTAATGCTAACAAAGAAGCAAAAGAGATGGTTATCCAGGCTATCCAAAAAATATCATGTTCACAGGCGGTTGAATCTACAACAAGCCTGGTTCGGCTGCCAAGTGATGATATGAAAGGCCGAATTATTGGCCGGGAAGGCAGAAATATTCGTTCTTTTGAAATGGCGACCGGAGTGGAAGTAATTGTAGACGATACCCCGGAAGTTGTTCTTCTTTCGTGCTTCGAACCAATTCGGAGAGAAATTGCAAAATTATCGTTGCTAAAATTAATCGGCGATGGTCGCATACACCCAGGAAGAATTGAAGATGTTGTTGAAAAGGCAAGGGAAGAGTTAGAGGAAAAAATAGCAGATGAAGGGGAACATGCCATCCTTGATGTTGGTATCCATGGCTTTAGCTTGGAAATGACAAAAGCGATTGGAAAATTAAACTATCTCACAACATTTGGACAAAATATGCTGCAACACAGCATCGAGGTCGCTCAATTAGCGGGAAACATTGCGGCTGAATTAGGTCTGGATGTAAATTTAACAAAACGGGCCGGTCTTTTACATGATATTGGCAAGGCACTAGAGCGCCGTTCAGAACAGACCTTCGCTCAAATGGGAGCAGATTTTACTAAAAAACATGGCGAAGGGCCTGTAGTACAAAATACCATTCAGTCATTTGATGGAGAAACGCAAGCGACGTCAGCCATAGCTGTTCTTGTCCATGCTGCTGATCAGATTTCATCAAATAGGCCCGGGGCACAACGTGAGAACTTAGCGCTTTACATTAAAAGATTGGAAAAGCTGGAGAATGCGGTACGCGAATTTAATGGAATTCGAGAGACATTCGTTATTCAGGCTGGAAAAGAAATAAAA is drawn from candidate division KSB1 bacterium and contains these coding sequences:
- the rny gene encoding ribonuclease Y, which gives rise to MNMDMTTVVIIVISVVFFFLGRFLNLRILNAKIVNDKKSAEKTLSDAKIEAERLKKAKILEGKDRVYRLKRDFEREIRQKRNEINRLSKQVAEREENMDRRADLLVKRENELNKQKNQLSQNQMELNKKTEELDRLVREKIKQLESISRLTQDEAKKQLFTNLEEEVKREAAVTMKNIREKARLNANKEAKEMVIQAIQKISCSQAVESTTSLVRLPSDDMKGRIIGREGRNIRSFEMATGVEVIVDDTPEVVLLSCFEPIRREIAKLSLLKLIGDGRIHPGRIEDVVEKAREELEEKIADEGEHAILDVGIHGFSLEMTKAIGKLNYLTTFGQNMLQHSIEVAQLAGNIAAELGLDVNLTKRAGLLHDIGKALERRSEQTFAQMGADFTKKHGEGPVVQNTIQSFDGETQATSAIAVLVHAADQISSNRPGAQRENLALYIKRLEKLENAVREFNGIRETFVIQAGKEIKVVVDPEQLDDVQSNQLGIDIAKKIKNELKFPGQIKVSVIREFRAVNIAK
- a CDS encoding phenylalanine--tRNA ligase subunit beta, with the translated sequence MKCTFHWLKDFVDFDFTPEELGEQLTMLGMEVESIESVSRKLAGVIVGEIVEELADNQCKIKNGQETHLITLGLSSLPKFKKVALQTNPSGDSYKLATYKSLGIFESDSPVYVGEDCKAGEAIDKMIPATDSIYDLAITPNRPDCLSIFGIAREIATLTGNPLKVPSIKFHEIETPTSDFVKVKIENPEGCPRYSARVIRNVSMGASPLWMYDRLAKVGLRSLNNIVDITNYVLIEYGFPLHAFDYDLIENSEIVVRSSKEGESFRTLDDKTHELKSDTVLICDGNKPVALGGIMGGINSEVNEKTKDVLLECAYFDPQFIRNGSTELGIVTEASIRFRGGVDPNGILVGSDRATELISEIAHAEVLKGIVDEYIAKIEENNIELRLKRIERVLGVHVQGKEVERILTRLGCKVIEGNNEPLSFNVKIPTYRPDLCREIDLIEEIARFVGFDKIPETDSSFIPLTGKTNNKNHIINQIKEIMRGYGFYETVTNSMIPSSDLTLKYYPGETANLINPLSEDMAILRPSLVPCMIQVAQFNLFRQQENICIYEIGSVFYPNGTGYHENLHLTGLLIGKEELDHWKHRNRKFDFYDLKGLVEDLCDSLKFSNVQFDSNVKNWAVVDPYLNLNFENKKVGFLGKLNPKILDEHDISEESFIFELTLDNIIPSLKLDKIFHAIPKYPWVKRDLAFIMDYDIPGGNLIKKIREWGGEYLKRLSIFDVYDGEQVPVGKKSLAFAMTFQADEKTLIEDDINQIVDGIILKVKGEFNAELRS
- a CDS encoding cell division protein ZapA — its product is MEPEKKTFKVNIYGTEYPIRGVADEDYILKVANYVDEKMREIDQKVAVKSALKVAILAALNITDELFRKRIESQELVERYENKISEIITRIEEIPFP